GATACCTGGTGCCCGGCTTTAGATCGCCAATCACCGTCTTCGGATGCGAGTCTCTCTTAGCCATTTTGAACGTGCTCGTGTCCTCTTTGCCGCTGTCGCTCTGGTAGATCGCCCTGTAAATGTTCACGTACTTGTCCTCGGGATAGGGCACTCCACTCCACGTCACTTCCACGTCCGTCGACTTGATCGTCTTGATCTCCACCCTAACCTCGAAGGAGTACGGGTTCGGCTCCAACGATGTGGTTACTTGTATCTTGAAAAGGGAACAGCGAAGGAGCGATAAGAGAATTGCGCCCGCGTAGAGTACAAGAACCGTAGCACACTCACCGTTTTCTCACTGACCAGCTCCGTCAGCTGACCCGGGAACGGGACGAAGATAATGCCCACTTCGTAGGTGGTCGACGGCCTTAGGTTCTCGATCACGTAATTCCTCACCGCTCTGTGGATCAACGGTGTGCCAGAGTAGACCTTGCTGTCCTGCTCCTTGTACCTCAACTGGACCCCGTCGATGAACTGCAACTCGTACTCCGAGAACTTGTTCCACATGACGTTCATCCACGTGGAGTTGGTCTCCGTCACGCGGAGCTCGGCGTCCACAGGAATTTGAGGGGGCAACGTGGTCACTTCCGCTCGTTTTTCCAGAGTACGCACGCTGTAGATCTTACTCGTGGGGCTGTTGGCCAGATCCTTCAGCTTCACAGTGATCTTCACCTTGTACTCGCTCGAAGGCTTCAGGTCTCCCAGCTCGAACTCCAATTGCGGAGTTGCGATCAGGTCGTTCGGCGGCGCGAACACTTGAGCCTTCCAGGTGGACGCGTCGAAGTTTCTGTGTAGCAGGGGATATTCCTTTAGTCAATCTCTGTCTTCTCCATCGACACAGGGTGTCCTACCTATAGCTACTATTGTGAGATAAGGAATTCCTCTAAGAGGGAGCTCGGAATAAGAGACCTCGGAGGATCGACTTTGTATCATAACTGTACTCACCcatttaataaacttcatgatataaaaaaaaagttaggcGCCTGGCCAGTAAGCAGAGGATCCGCAAGATcacgggttcgagtcccgtcacCCCGAGGTCCctttttttccgtggctccattgggaattacaaaacctattcctacacTATTGAGTCTGATGGTAAAGTACGTTTTATCATTGGTGTATCGTAGCTCCACGCGACCATGAAGCCCCACCAGAACTTGAGGCACCGTGAACACCAGTCGGACGGTGTTTTCATCCAGAGCCTCGAGGATTTGCACGGTGACTTCGTCAGAGGAAGAAGCGACTGGGAAGCCAGGAATAGCACCAGGCAGCGGGAAACCAGGAGGCACGTTGTGCTCCATACCTAAATTCCACGAAGATCGATCGTTATATACCTACTTCTCTGTACAACTAGTCTCCACGCGTTCTCCATCCCTCAGAACCTTTAGAAACTCCTTCGGTGACGTTTAACGGTATCCAATGTCTTGCGACTTTGAATAAATACTGGGCTTGATGAACGCGAGCAAGCGGTCCCAGGAACCTCTCCTGACCCGTTAAATGGTCAACCAGAGGTCCCTGCAGACTGCAGACCGCGTCAAGATACACAATCCTCATTCTACCACGAAATTCTGATTTCATCCCCGAAAACCTACGGCAaccaataaaaaataggtttgtcttacggatgaactactctacttgcacaacAAAGTTGCATAACTTTCTGAACTTCCTGGTCACCTGCCTTCCCTTCCCAGTTTCACTCTCGCCTAAAAAGAGAAGACTAAATCTCGCGGTGCGAGGTGTCCCACGGAATCTGTCAAAGTAAATGTGTGTTGCTGATCAGGGACGAACCTGACTGGTTGGGCGTTTGTGCAGCGAACGGGTGGTTCATGTGCGTGAGTCCTGAATGCGGTAAATGAGCGTCAATGTGAAGGGGCATGGTGGCAGTGGGGCCGCCGGCCACATTATGAGGTATGGCTGGCTGTCCGGGATAATGTTGGAACGGTCCGGGATTGGGATCGTGCTGATTGATATGTGCCAGCAGCTCCTCGATCTGCTGCGGCGTGCTGGGTATGTCCTGCGTGTGTACGTGATAGGTGGTCTGGCCGTTTTCGTTCTTTTGCGCGTAGACGTGAGGCTTGGAGGGTTTCTTAAGCCCGGCTCCAAAGTACCCCGGCTGTATCTGATTGGTAGGCGAGTGTTTCTGACCAGAGATCTGCTGGTGGATGTCGAAGATGCCTGGGTGACCATCCGGAGGTCCGTGGTCTAGGTGAACCAAGCCGGGATGTTGCAGGTTTATCAGATGGTAGAGCTCCTCGGGTAGGATCTCCTGCTCGGGGTTGCGCTGTCCCTGCTTCGGCCGACCGGGGAGTCCCATAGCAGGCTTGCCTCTCTCGGCCTCGAATACGTCACTCGGCGGTGCCTTTTTCTTCGGGCTGACTGGCACGATCACGTTTGGGTCGACGCTGTCCTGACCGAGCAGGGACCCGTGGTAAGCTGGCCCCACCGCAGAGTTGTCGAGCTGGGGGTCCAAGCCACTCTGAGGGACGTTGATAGGCGCGAACGCGAACCCTGGTCCGAGGTCCCGATGGGGGTTCAGTGGTATGAACTGAGGCTGATCGGTCGGTGGGccaggcttctgcggtgacggTAGTTTATTGGGATTCAGGGGACCTGGCAGGTGTTGATTCTCGTTCGAGTGCACGGAGATGGGTATATGCTTGTCTGGGAACTTGTCCGGAGCTAGTGGGCCGGGGAAGTAGTCGTCTTTGTGGGGTTTGGAGAGCGGCTCGACCGGTTTCTTTGCCAAGTCCGACTTGGACTTGGTCTTCTCCTTGACGAGGGGCGGGGGTTTCTCTGTGAGAGGGGGCAAGTGGAAGACGTCCTCGACGCTGGGACGGGTGGGTCTGTAGTCGGGATTGTAGGGTCCGTTGTAGGGTATCGTCGGGTGTCCAGGGTCCATGGGGTAATGGAAGAGGCCGTGGGTGGTGGCGTCCGGTTGCTGGCTGGGCTTGGCCGATCCCGACTTGTTATTCGGTCTATCGTCGATCGGCGGCCGATCGAGCGCGTCTGTGGCCGTGGGGTCGGGGAACGCGGGCGTTGCGTTCCTTCCTGCAATAAGCAAAGTCTAATGTCACAGAACAGGTCGTCGAGCCGCGTGCGCTGTCCGAGCATCGTCCATGCATATTTACAGCAAGAGGACATCCAAGTATGTACAAGCGTGGCCGTACAGAGCATGCATTTACAGCACTTCCTGGCCCGGGGACCGCTGCAAAGTGTTTTGCGTTAGAGGCGGGAGTACGTTCTACGGCGGGCAGCGTCTCCTCCCCGCATGTTCGCTCTTCAGGCTTCCCTGGCCGGTGATAGAGAAACGGGAGGAAATGGATAAAGGGCAATGTACAGTGTTTTAGTTCCGGTCCGCGTCGTCGATTGATGAAAGTGTCTCGAGTGATATGAGATGGTGCGCCAGAAGAATCTCGCGATTCGCATTCGCACTGGAGCATCCCAGTCAGGTCCGCGCGGCTACAACCGTCACCCCGTTAAATCTGAAGGATCCTGTTCGCAGCCACTTTCAGACAAAACTGACGTCAACGATTTGCTAAATACAACCTGCTTCACCACAGCCACCGCCACCAGAGGATCAAACGTTTACGATCCAACCACCGCTTCAACAAAATTCTACTTCCCAGAGACCTCCAGGATAGATCTACAGGGTGTTCGAAGAAAATTCTACCAAGTAAGGggacgtttatgttggagctgcgatagaagCTAGTGTGGGGCTTTAACTGAataaacaattgtttaaataacggatcacaTAAAAACttactttaaatttacattctttgacgaatataattaattctttcattcgacagtatttttttttaactttgattcgttgttcgaaatttgttttaaacaatattttttcctcGTCTCTGATAGAAGCTATAAGAGTGTCGATCAGACGTCGATAAAAGCTGCTCAGAAATATCTGTCTTCGATTCTgaagaataattattatcttcaagttccgaaaaataaatgaaaagtaaTACTTGGTTCTCGACGTTTGTATCGTTGGTTATCTAGTTAAACGTAGCTCTGCTCACTGCTTCAGTGTAAACACCTCCATTATAAAACTATATagaatgtatttctacgcttcgCTCTGATCGTCGCTCTCATCGTTCATCGCAGCTCCAACACAAAAGATACCCTTGAAACGAAATCACTTTTCCCGATCGATACAGCTTCCATATAACTTCGAACACCTTGTATATTCCCGCTCTTAGAAGGAAGATCGCGAACACATTCAACCTTGTTGCCTGAACGATCGATCTTCCGCTGGTAACTCCTCAAAGAGCCCGTGCCAATTTGCGAGTCTCCTTTTCCTTCGTTCCGTGTGACAGAAGCGCGGATTTACCTGGTAGCTGGCCAGTGGAGCAGCTCCACTCCTTGCAGCATTCGTCGCCAGGTAGATGTGTCAGGATGACCTGATAAGAGGGACAGGGCATGGTTGCAGGTGGCAAGGCTGGGACAGGCGGGCAAGCCGCCTGGCAGGACACCTTTCCCATCTCGCAATAGCATCGCTTCTCGCATCCGGTCACGTTCGACGGCAATTCGCTCCAGTTGTCGTATGTCTTGCCCTCGTAATTGCACGAGCCATTATTCCGGCAGCCTACTTCCTGCGAGCGTGATGATCGTTTCAGTTTGGAAGTCAGTGCGAGCTTATAACTATCTTATGAGGTAGGTACGTGCTATCAGATTTCAACCTGATttccaggggcggattttgagATTTAGCGATcttaggctaacaagcgtctgccgccctttccatgaaatattatcaaatattttaatggaAAAAAGTCTAGACAATCtccaaattaattcaatatggctacTCACGTGTGAGTTTTTGATAATTTGGTATATGAGAAAAATGAATTGTTTTTTAAGTTGTCTCAAGCCCCTGTGTTTAaatatttcccaatttctttggAAGCCCAAAACTtggcgctccccaaaatttgccgcccctcaaGTTTTGGCGCTCTAAAAAATTtgacgctccccaaaatttgcaccgacctaatattaTACCTTGTATTTATGTATGATATTTACTTGGGGGCAGCAGTGCGGTGGTTTCGGAGAGAAGTTGGGCGGCACGGTTTCCCAGTCCAAGCAATGGGGGTCGAGCACGTCGAGGCCGAAGTCCGTGGGGCACTCTATCGTGGCGCACTCGGTCTTCCCGCCCTCCGAGCACATGCAGAACGAGATGCACTCGTCGTACCATTCCGCCCCCACCTTGTACGTTTTCCCCCTGTGGCTGCAGGAGCCCTTGTCCCCCGTTTTATCCGAGATGTTCGTCTTGATCACTTCCGCTGGAAGGACGACCTGCAGCGCGAGACCGGTTCGACTTCCTTCGGTCACTCGCACGTAATACGTGTGCGCCGGCTCTAGATTCGATATGATCCCCTCTGCAATAAAATTGAACAAAGTAGAGGGGTGTTTCTTGATCTCCGACCACAGACCTTATTTGCCTTCATCCCTCACCTTTATCAGGCTTCTGCTGCCTCCACACATGATTCTTGTCGGATATCTCTACGGTGACGTCCTGAGGGTTCTTCGCCGACAGTTTCAGCTTGATCGCCGTCGAGTTCAGAACCTTCACATCGGTCAGGTTGACGGTCAGATCGTTGGAGGTCTCTGGTCTGATCTCGTGGTCGCCCAGGGTGACGTCGCACAGGGTGATCGTGCAACAGGAGTCCCTGAAAGAGGACGTCATCAGTGGAATGTCAAAACGAATCCAACGAGGAAGGGAACGATTGGTAATGGATGATAGTTCGGTACCTTGGATCGGCGAGGACCACGCAGCGGTCGTGCTGATTAGTCGCTGTGGTGGTTTCGTTCGGTGGGCACCTCGGTTGACACTTGAGAATGCCACCTGCTTCGCAGACGCAGACCCTGGAGCAGCCATCCTCGACCCGCAGGCCCCTCATTATCGTTTTGTTCGCGAAGACGCATGTTTCCTCCGGTTCAGGCGCTGGAACAAGTAGCGAGAAGTGAGTAATGTGATTTTCGACCCAAGTGttcatcttcttttgttaataaaatacaaaacgAGACAGTAATCGAAAAACCCTCTCGACAAGTACTAGACTACAGTctgaagaatattcgtgcaaaattttattccaatcGGTTTAGTAATCTCTGAAATATTTTCGGTaccgcaaatgctgtaactatgaagaTGCGCCTTGAGCCTTGAGAGAAGGGGCTGCTGTagcaccatttcttaagatatcaaatttcttttttaagcgAATACAGCTTATTTTATACACAACAaagtgtatatcttgatttttaaatacgacgtttctttatatgaaaaaaaaatcataaaaatgatcctAGTTTCCCTTAACAGTCCGTTCTGTCTGTTTGCTGGTGGTTCATAGAAATGAGACCCCAAAAGGCAGGCTCACCCGAATCTGCAGCGCAGACCAGGATCGCGCAGCAGGGTTCCTCGTTGACCAGCTTCTCCTGGCACAGAGGATCCACGATCCCTCTGTTAGCCCTGACGTACGGCGACGAGCAGAGTGGCTTGCAATCCGTCGCTGTACCGTCCTCCCCGCATACGCACTTCTCCTCGCAACCCTTCACGATTTTCTCCCCCACAGCGTACGTACGATTCCCCTGTACGCACATCGTCACCGTCGGCAGCAGCGTCGCGGAGATGTTCAGGGCGGTTTCATTGTGAGGCGCCACGTACTCTCCACCTGCACAGTGCCACGTTTCACGATATCAATATTGGTAACGAACAGGGCCGACGCGAGTTGTGTGTAATATGTGGAGCAATCCACACTTGAGATTTTACTGTGTGTAAAATTCCACATTTCGAAATTTGGAAGACATTTTaccattgtttatttttcattcgcgtactattgttttttaatcttttaatttctaGCCCCCTCCTCTTAACTCCACACTTGAGAAAAATTTGCTCCGCCGAGCCAGGTAACGAGCGGTGTcgaagtagaaaaatatttttctacttgtACAGGATAGAACGTAGTCACCTTCAACTTCTTTGTCATCGTCGTCCATGCTAACGTCGCTGAGGTCAGTGATGTTGGAGTGCAACGAGTTGGTCGGCTCTGGGGCAGAGATGTTGAGCGCCCTACCCCTAAACGACGCCGTCTCCTCCGTCATCCGCGCTTCCTCGGTAGTACTCGCTGGCTCCGGCGCCGACGAGGATTCGTTGGACGTCGGCGCGTCTACCGTGGCCAGGATAGGCTCCCCGCGAAGGAGTAAAGGAATCGTGACTCCCATCGTCTCCACCGATCTCGCAGTGGTCTCGTCATCAGACTCGGTCGTGGCGTCGTTGGTGTCCCCACGCTTCGCGTCATCGTCCTTGAAGGACTTCTGGTACTTCTGATCGGGCTTGACCTTGAAGTCTAGTGGCTTCTTCTTGGGCTCGACTGTGGTTTTGGAGTCCTGCTCCTTGGTCGGGTACTCGGACTTCCTGTCGATcgtttcgtttctcgcttcgGCGCGAAGGGGCTGGACACCTGGTACCTCGGTAGCATCGACACCTACGAGATTCAATGGCTTAGAACACTGGATTGAAATTTGATGCAGGACAGTgtgttttatattgttttatataaatcggTTGTGGGCAGTTGTAGGGGATCCTGTGTGGTAGCTTAGTATTTAACCCTTTGtcgtcacaccttcttataattagAAATTGGTCACAggaggttcactgcaccccaccGTTATTTTTGAGttagcattttcgtatttttgaattttttaacttttcagtgataattgtgcattcgtaatactcatacaattatCCTCTAAGAGCCTTTGTCTACAAATGTAAgctttgatatgatgaaatttgtagttgaaaaaatagttgtggaaaaaaacgatttttttgtttaaatttcccaaatttttaatattaaggtctaaaaatgtacagaaatattggccaagACCAAAATTCTTTTTGcccggggtgcgatacaccccgtgtgaccacgaagagttaagcataatttaaatatgtatcCGAAGTTAAGTTATGTGTAATGTGTGAGATTTTTGTGGAGGAACGTtggtgaaaagaaaagaaatttggtttttattctttaaatatatatttataatcacTTAATGAGTTCTattgaatttatattaaaaatattttaactctgtggagttaaaaagttataagtCTACTCTTTCGCTCTGTTCCCTTCACCGTTCAAACTTCGCCTGCCTCGACGGAGCAACGAAGGAACTAGCGTTCCtgctcgagaatgctttctcgagaatttctcgagaaattttataattactaatttcttatttctcgagaaacttaagtctagggaaaatattataaatctcatttattttcgtaaatgaatgtattactagttaatcgcgaacgtataaccacttctacaatttataaatcttattaataacattagaacctatatgaattccaatagaaaatcacagtagaagattcgatattattaactgctgaaggtgctcttaaattcttattgaaaaatttagaaaaattgtatactgagttaagtatctaatgagtttcttctggcgattaaagaagaaatatagaaaagaggagataagactattgtatctcgtataaaatttttgcatgatccagaatatcTTCCAAAATGGTCAACAGACGcagtttttcatttaacagccaagatagctatatataaaacgtcaaaatataacagtaacagattttgccacaaaaaaatagattcgctgacgctacattagacacattgtgctatttaaaaataaattttaaaaccaaaaagtaatgtttcgctttgcagaaattttgcattaaataaataaatttaccagttatatttaatatctatttttcatttacacaagttttgtataaattagacaggaataatgatttagttaaagttttcttatgtttttgataaatattatcaacattattccagcaatataatttttgcaatatttttttcaatttctcgagaatcctcgagaattctcaagaaatatgatctcatttctgatttctcgagaaacaaaaaaatatggagaaaccaGGAACGCTAGAAGGAACCTATAATACATTAGAACCAAAGTTGCAATATCGATCCTCCCGATCCTTCAACCAGCATGTACCGCAATTATCTCCGCGGATGCGACGGCCAGGCAATGTCACCGAAAGAGGTTCGCGTAACGGTAAAGCAAGCACACCATGTACGCCTCGTGTTTGGCTCCTGAACTTGAGCGCGGTGATAAAATCGACCTCGTTAACGTTCGTCTATCGGTTATCGTCTGCCGAGTCGCAATTAGAGGGCCCGCGGCTCTGATTACTCCGCGGCACGCCACCACCAGCAATCTCTGCCTGATTGCTCACTTCTAAATCAACTTTGTCTCTCGGCCACGATCGAAGAGTATTCGGCAATTACAGAACTCAGGACCGTTCGTCGTTAATTTTATCCTCGAAGGAGTCGCCAGGCGGATAAGCCACCGGTGCATGCAACCAGCATGCGATTTCAGGTAGGAACGCCGCGCCACGGACGTTTCGCAAGCGAAGATCCGCCGGCGATACTGCGACCAGGCAGAAACTTTCCATCCGGGGCTGTCCGATGAAAATGCGCTCGTGCTGTTACGTCAAGCGACCTGGCCTGGCCCGATCGTCGTTCCCATCGGCCGCTTCTTTCGCGATTTACTGCCGGTCGTTCGAGTTTTTGCGGCTCGGGCGACCGAGCCCCTCTAGGATAGCGTAACAGTACCGTGGCTGCTTCTAGATCGTTTCCCTCGTAAAAGAGTCTCTATTGGTCGTGGACTTTAAAAATCTAGCCAAACGAGGCCGGATTAATTACGAACACCATTTTGGGTCCTTCGGAAACTCCGTAGCGTCTTCGACGGCCGAAGAATTACAATCGAAGATGGTTTACTCTGTATCTATTATGAATTGTCTTCGAATTTCTCCGCAATTTCCGAAGCAATCCAATCCCAAGTTGCTTGTCGGTTTTGTCGATTTCTGTGGACGTTCAGCGGTCAACTGTGTGCAGGCTTTTTGTGCATGGAAATTTTGATGGTCGGTGTTGCTGGACGAGCAGGAAGCCCGATCCACCGGTCTCTATCGAAAGTCGAGACGGCCGTGACTTTTATTACGGCATGAATGGGGAAGCGTAACGGTGCGACCGGTTCACACGAGGCCAACGTTCGTCATCAGGATCCACCTGACGTGGTGGGCCGTTGGAGGAGCGTAAGTAGGTGACGGTCCCCTTTTCCATCGTCTGCATATGTATCGCGGATGGCCCGAAAAGGAATCCGGCCCCCTTCGTATCTTAGACACCTTTCCGAACAGCCGAGCGCAAAATGCGTGATTAAAAGCACTTAGGTAAGTAACCGTTGCTTAAGGGGTATTTGCGGGTTTGAGATTTCAAAAAatctctttttttatatttataaatcgaGAGGTAGATCTTAAGAATGTTAAGTTgaaatttcataaagaaattcgaaatattttaagCTAAGTTATATCGTTAAGCAAAGCAGGGCATGCGATCTACCTACGCTCGATATTCAGGGGAAATACAATACTTTTACTAGCGTGCACGATTGAAAGAAAACTAGACGTCGTTTTGTCTACAATTCTTTTGCAGTATCTTTGTACGACTTCAATCTAGTGGACCACCGACAAATGCTTAATACTCgccgattttttctttttaattcaagAAAATAGGTGCCAATGGTAAGTTTTTATTCAAATCCGCGCCAGTTTGggttttccattttttaaaaatatttttaagggcGTCTACTAGTTTTAGGTCTAaactttaaacaaaaaatttgctTTTTCACCCGCTCTCTATAAAAACAACCTAATCTTTTCTATGACAATATAAAAATGGGATATTATAGTGCAAACATGGATTAATAAAACGTAGAAAGTTTCATCAGGAACTCTTGTATAGTTATTTGCAAAAGAAATCCTAAAAATTGTATCATTTTTTGGCGCCCAACCCGCAAATACCCCTTAGGAGCGAAACGGTGCTTGGACTggattaattttatatactcCTCCCCATAGAATCAGGCGTGCCTTTGAAATTCAGTTTTGTAATTGCCGAGACTTAGTTGAGCCGCGGTTGATTTAATCGAATAACAGTACAGCTTCACTCGAGGGATCTCAGACAGATCTCGCGCGTCCCGAGTTGAGTTCACCGCGTGAAAAGGATCCATTGCACCGAAGGTCGCCCGGTGCAACGATAGCCATCGACTGCATCGCCAACACTGCACTCGACCGTTTCAGCCAGAAAATTACGGTACACGCGCTCAATGTTTGGTAAATCGCGAGCCATTCTGGTGAACGGTATTTCTTTCTTCCCTTGCCGGGAACGCGTAGTCTCCTTGGGACCCAATATGGCGCCTAagtacagtggtccccggattatcgagaaagatttagGACCGGAGAATTCTCcataaaccggggcaggggaagtagtttgcgcctaataaactgacccttgtcaggaccctcgctcgagccgtctgacaaggagactaaacgacgtaaaccgagagtgagtgaaatagcgcaccagcgggagaccctcggtaaacggcgaattgagattcagtattgaatatgaagatgttcatattactgattacactttgatgggagtattaccgatggattaGTGAGTTTACgtcgacgaaaatgaggctgcatttaagcaatctcCAGCAAACACTTTGCAATTTGGTTAATTGGCTCGGATTCGTGACTgcatattgaacttgatcccatcgCTGTGACACTCAAGATCGAATTGAAATCATTCCCTCCGATACATAATCGAATATGATCGTTCAAAGTATCATTAGTCGACATGTTGCATACTAATCTAATTTCCCTGAGTTAGTACCTACTAAACTGTGAACCATTATCACCAATTAGGAACCAGTTACGATTTACAGTTGCAGTAACGATCTGCTGCGAGCTTGAGCTATCGATGATACCCAGGAGTGAATACATAATTGGGACAAGATTGATTTCTTCCATGGATCTCTTTCCTCATTTAAAGCCAGCATGTATATCAACTGTAAATAGATTAAAAGGATTACCTTTTATATTTGTTCTGTTACTTTCTGTTTTTGTTTAGTAGCAATGCTTGTTTCTCTACTGTACCTTCTTCAATGGGTCTTACCCGTtcatcgtaaataaataaataaataaataacagtaATTAGAGATTGATAAATTAAAGTCACTTTGCGAAGAAGAACCTTAGCAGCTGCTGCCAGCTTTATCGCGGATCCGCTTGCCAGCACGCAGGTCGATTTCGTTCCCAAAGTGGCCGTGTCCGCAGGCCAAGAAAGCCGTGGAACGCGGAATTACTCATCGCGCGTTAAAAGGATCTCCACTCGGCTTCCCCGTCGCCGGAAGTCCCAGGTTGCCCGTGAACCCACCGAGGAAAGCACGTTCGACTGCGTCGGATCCACCGGCACACTCTCCGGCATATTTTCTGCTCGTTACGCAGCGCAGTGACGCAATCGAACTTGGCGTTTTCGCGAAGGAAAGGTTCGTGTAATTAACGAGCTATTCTCTGCAGTTACGTGGCCATTTTA
This region of Andrena cerasifolii isolate SP2316 chromosome 4, iyAndCera1_principal, whole genome shotgun sequence genomic DNA includes:
- the Sas gene encoding stranded at second isoform X2; this translates as MRIQERCFLSAAAGLCLLGGLAILSAAVDVETTTGATAGVDATEVPGVQPLRAEARNETIDRKSEYPTKEQDSKTTVEPKKKPLDFKVKPDQKYQKSFKDDDAKRGDTNDATTESDDETTARSVETMGVTIPLLLRGEPILATVDAPTSNESSSAPEPASTTEEARMTEETASFRGRALNISAPEPTNSLHSNITDLSDVSMDDDDKEVEGGEYVAPHNETALNISATLLPTVTMCVQGNRTYAVGEKIVKGCEEKCVCGEDGTATDCKPLCSSPYVRANRGIVDPLCQEKLVNEEPCCAILVCAADSAPEPEETCVFANKTIMRGLRVEDGCSRVCVCEAGGILKCQPRCPPNETTTATNQHDRCVVLADPRDSCCTITLCDVTLGDHEIRPETSNDLTVNLTDVKVLNSTAIKLKLSAKNPQDVTVEISDKNHVWRQQKPDKEGIISNLEPAHTYYVRVTEGSRTGLALQVVLPAEVIKTNISDKTGDKGSCSHRGKTYKVGAEWYDECISFCMCSEGGKTECATIECPTDFGLDVLDPHCLDWETVPPNFSPKPPHCCPQEVGCRNNGSCNYEGKTYDNWSELPSNVTGCEKRCYCEMGKVSCQAACPPVPALPPATMPCPSYQVILTHLPGDECCKEWSCSTGQLPGRNATPAFPDPTATDALDRPPIDDRPNNKSGSAKPSQQPDATTHGLFHYPMDPGHPTIPYNGPYNPDYRPTRPSVEDVFHLPPLTEKPPPLVKEKTKSKSDLAKKPVEPLSKPHKDDYFPGPLAPDKFPDKHIPISVHSNENQHLPGPLNPNKLPSPQKPGPPTDQPQFIPLNPHRDLGPGFAFAPINVPQSGLDPQLDNSAVGPAYHGSLLGQDSVDPNVIVPVSPKKKAPPSDVFEAERGKPAMGLPGRPKQGQRNPEQEILPEELYHLINLQHPGLVHLDHGPPDGHPGIFDIHQQISGMEHNVPPGFPLPGAIPGFPVASSSDEVTVQILEALDENTVRLVFTVPQVLVGLHGRVELRYTNDKTNFDASTWKAQVFAPPNDLIATPQLEFELGDLKPSSEYKVKITVKLKDLANSPTSKIYSVRTLEKRAEVTTLPPQIPVDAELRVTETNSTWMNVMWNKFSEYELQFIDGVQLRYKEQDSKVYSGTPLIHRAVRNYVIENLRPSTTYEVGIIFVPFPGQLTELVSEKTIQVTTSLEPNPYSFEVRVEIKTIKSTDVEVTWSGVPYPEDKYVNIYRAIYQSDSGKEDTSTFKMAKRDSHPKTVIGDLKPGTRYRLWLEVYLTNGRIKKSNVQDFVTKPGVLLPATISQQAGKLASLPLHEGDYYGPLVVVAIVASLAILSTLILLMMLMKRRTSSKADISPRKTTSAYDNPSYKVELQQETMDL
- the Sas gene encoding stranded at second isoform X1 gives rise to the protein MRIQERCFLSAAAGLCLLGGLAILSAAVDVETTTGATAGVDATEVPGVQPLRAEARNETIDRKSEYPTKEQDSKTTVEPKKKPLDFKVKPDQKYQKSFKDDDAKRGDTNDATTESDDETTARSVETMGVTIPLLLRGEPILATVDAPTSNESSSAPEPASTTEEARMTEETASFRGRALNISAPEPTNSLHSNITDLSDVSMDDDDKEVEGGEYVAPHNETALNISATLLPTVTMCVQGNRTYAVGEKIVKGCEEKCVCGEDGTATDCKPLCSSPYVRANRGIVDPLCQEKLVNEEPCCAILVCAADSAPEPEETCVFANKTIMRGLRVEDGCSRVCVCEAGGILKCQPRCPPNETTTATNQHDRCVVLADPRDSCCTITLCDVTLGDHEIRPETSNDLTVNLTDVKVLNSTAIKLKLSAKNPQDVTVEISDKNHVWRQQKPDKEGIISNLEPAHTYYVRVTEGSRTGLALQVVLPAEVIKTNISDKTGDKGSCSHRGKTYKVGAEWYDECISFCMCSEGGKTECATIECPTDFGLDVLDPHCLDWETVPPNFSPKPPHCCPQEVGCRNNGSCNYEGKTYDNWSELPSNVTGCEKRCYCEMGKVSCQAACPPVPALPPATMPCPSYQVILTHLPGDECCKEWSCSTGQLPGRNATPAFPDPTATDALDRPPIDDRPNNKSGSAKPSQQPDATTHGLFHYPMDPGHPTIPYNGPYNPDYRPTRPSVEDVFHLPPLTEKPPPLVKEKTKSKSDLAKKPVEPLSKPHKDDYFPGPLAPDKFPDKHIPISVHSNENQHLPGPLNPNKLPSPQKPGPPTDQPQFIPLNPHRDLGPGFAFAPINVPQSGLDPQLDNSAVGPAYHGSLLGQDSVDPNVIVPVSPKKKAPPSDVFEAERGKPAMGLPGRPKQGQRNPEQEILPEELYHLINLQHPGLVHLDHGPPDGHPGIFDIHQQISGQKHSPTNQIQPGYFGAGLKKPSKPHVYAQKNENGQTTYHVHTQDIPSTPQQIEELLAHINQHDPNPGPFQHYPGQPAIPHNVAGGPTATMPLHIDAHLPHSGLTHMNHPFAAQTPNQSGMEHNVPPGFPLPGAIPGFPVASSSDEVTVQILEALDENTVRLVFTVPQVLVGLHGRVELRYTNDKTNFDASTWKAQVFAPPNDLIATPQLEFELGDLKPSSEYKVKITVKLKDLANSPTSKIYSVRTLEKRAEVTTLPPQIPVDAELRVTETNSTWMNVMWNKFSEYELQFIDGVQLRYKEQDSKVYSGTPLIHRAVRNYVIENLRPSTTYEVGIIFVPFPGQLTELVSEKTIQVTTSLEPNPYSFEVRVEIKTIKSTDVEVTWSGVPYPEDKYVNIYRAIYQSDSGKEDTSTFKMAKRDSHPKTVIGDLKPGTRYRLWLEVYLTNGRIKKSNVQDFVTKPGVLLPATISQQAGKLASLPLHEGDYYGPLVVVAIVASLAILSTLILLMMLMKRRTSSKADISPRKTTSAYDNPSYKTCEDAVTISNGRNKNTEHEMATINTNAKETV